ATTTATCTTCATCCCGTTGGTTTGATTATTACTGCAAGATATTCAATACAGTTGAAATCAATGCTACTTTTTATAGGACTTTCCCTCAATCGACTTATGAACGTTGGGCAAAAAATTCTCCCCAAGGCTTCCGTTTTGTGTTGAAAGTGCCTAGAATAATTAGCCATTTGCATCTTTTACAGAATGTCGGAGAGCTGATTTCCAATTTTTGTGAACTCTCTTCAGCACTGGGTGAAAAAAGAGGACTCTATCTACTGCAACTTTCTCCCAAATTCCCGCTAGACAAAAAGAGATTAGAACAGGCTTTAGATGCTTTTCCTGATCCTTCAAAAGTAGCTGTAGAATTTAGAACTAAAGGAGATGTATCTTTTCTTTTAGATCTTTTAAAAGAGAAAAAAGCTATCTACTGTATTGCTGACTCTCCTTTAGTCCGAATACGTCCTATCTTGACTTCGACAATCGGTTATATCCGGCTTCATGGCAGAAAACAGTGGTTCTATCATTTTTATACCCCTGATGAAATGAAAGAAATTCTGACTACGGTAAAAGAGCTTGTCGAAGAAGGAGCTGAAGAAATCTATATCTTTTTTAATAATACTGCAATGGGGTGGGCTGCGGAAAATGCTCTTACCGTTAAGAAATCCCTGGAGGGCTAACAATACATTTAGCCATAGGAGAGGATGCGATAAAATTCCTTCAACCTTTTCGTTATTTTGGATAAGAAGAAGGAAAAGAAAAAAGAGCAAGCAAAAGGGTAGAAAAGCAGAGTTCTTTGTTTTAAATTGTATTAAAAAATGCCTTATAGAATATTTTTGGATAGAAAAGAAGCGGGAATATTGTTAGCTGAAGAGCTTCTTGAGTATGGGGGCAAACCGGACGTCGTTGTATTGGCTTTGCCTCGAGGAGGTGTAGAAGTAGGCTTTGTTATTTCCAAGATTCTTAAACTGCCTTTAGACATTTTTGTGGTGAGAAAAATTGGCGTTCCATGGCAAGAGGAGCTTGCCATGGGAGCCATCGCTTCGGGTGGAATTCAAGTTTTAAACCAGGCGGTGATCAACTCTTTGAACATTGATGAAGAAACGATCAGGGAAGTAACGGCTCGAGAACTCCAGGAATTGCATAGAAGGGAAAATCTTTATCGGAGAGAACTTCCCCCTCTATTACTCGAGAATAAAAGAGTTATTTTGGTGGATGATGGCATAGCTACAGGTTCTACGATCCGAGCGGCGGTAGCGGCTATAAGAAAGCTTTCTCCAAAAGAAATTGTGGTTGCTGTTCCTGTTGCTCCGCCTCGTGCCTTTGAAGAAATGAAAAAAGTTGCCGATAAAGTGATCATATTAATGACTCCAGAAGAGTTTTTTGGTGTAGGTCAATGGTATGAAAATTTCAGTCAATTGTCTGATTGGGATGTTTGTTCACTGTTGAGGGAGTCTCGGAAGGAAACCCCTGGCAAGGGCCATGAAGTATTGACTAATTCAGGACTTTAATCGGCACGGGTTATGTTTGAAAAAAATTTAGATAGAAAATTTAAGGTTGTTTCTCCTTTTGAACCTTGTGGGGATCAGGGAAAAGCCATAGAAGAACTTTCTGAGGGGATTAAAGCGGGGAAAAAACATCAGGTGCTACTTGGTGTAACAGGTTCGGGAAAGACTTTTACCATTGCCAAATGCATTGAAAAAGTCCAAAAACCAACCCTGATCATTTGTCACAATAAAACCCTTGCTGCACAATTATATAGCGAATATAAGCAATTTTTCCCTGATGCTGCTGTTGAATATTTTGTATCCTATTTCGATTACTACCAGCCTGAAGCTTATATTCCTAGCACAGACACTTACATCGAGAAAGATTCGAGTGTCAATGTGGAAATAGAAAGATTAAGGCTTTCGGCGACAAACTCTTTGCTCACGCGCCGGGATGTTATCGTTGTTGCCAGTGTTTCCTGTATTTATGGTTTAGGTTCACCGGAGGACTACGAGAGTTTGTGTTGCCAAATAGAGGTTGGGCAAAGCATCTCAAGGAATCAATTTTTGGCACTGCTTGTAGAGATGCTTTATGAAAGAAACGATTTTCAGCTGACTCGAGGAAAATTTCGGGTAAGAGGGGATGTGGTTGAAATTTGTCATGTTTCTCCCGATCGAGGTCTGAGGATAGAATTTTTTGGAAATCGGATTGAACGGATCACGGAATTTGAACTGCAGACAGGAAGAAGTGTATGTCGTCTTCAGAAAGAGTTGATATTCCCAGCGAGTCACTTTGTAACAACGTCGGAAAAATTAAAAAGAGCCATTAGATCGATTCGACAGGAACTCGACGAACGTATAGCCGAACTTGAATCCAAGGGTAAACTGTTAGAGGCTCAAAGATTGAAGTTAAGGACGGAGAATGACTTGGAAATGCTTGAGGAACTGGGTTTTTGTAATGGGATTGAAAATTATAGTCGGCATTTGAGTGGACGAGCTGCGGGTTCTGCTCCCTATACTTTGCTTGATTTCTTCCCCCAAGATTTTTTGACCGTTATCGATGAAAGTCATGCAACCATTCCTCAGATTCAAGGTATGTATGAAGGAGATATGTCAAGGAAAAGGACTCTTGTGGAGCATGGTTTTAGACTGCCTTCAGCCTTAGACAATAGGCCTCTATCCTTTTCTGAGTTTGAAGCTAAAATTGGACAGCTGATTTATGTTTCTGCTACTCCTGGAGAATATGAATTGAGAAAGACAGAAGGGAGGGTCATCGAGCAAATTATCAGGCCTACTGGGTTATTAGATCCTGAAGTTGAAGTGCGCCCCCTTGAAGGTCAAATAGACGACGTGATCAAAGAGAGCTCTTTACGGATAAAAGAAGGCCAAAGAGTACTTGTGCTGACACTGACAAAGCAAACTGCTGAAGATTTATCAGATTATCTTAGAGAGTTAGGTTTCAAAGTTCGTTATCTTCATTCTGAGCTTGATGCGATTGAAAGGGTTGAGATATTACGTGAACTTAGGTCTGGAGGTTGTGATGTTCTAGTGGGCATAAATCTCTTAAGAGAGGGACTAGACCTGCCTGAAGTTTCACTAGTATGTATTCTTGATGCGGATAAGGAAGGATATTTAAGATCTGAAAAATCTCTTATTCAGATTGCTGGACGAGCTGCTCGTCATGAAAAGGGTAAAGTCATACTTTATGCAGACAACTTGACTCAATCGATTAAAAAGCTTATCGCCGTCACCAATTATCGAAGAAACAAACAGTTAAAGTATAACGAGCAACATGGCATAACACCAAAGAGTGTGAGAGCAAAGGAGTTGGTCAGTCTTCATGGGTTGATAAGAGCTGAAGAGAAAGAAGCCTTCACTTTTAAGGATATCCAGACTAAAAGTGATTATATGGAGTTGATAAAGGAACTGGGGGCTGCCATGATCGAAGCCTCTGCAAAACTGGAATTTGAAAAAGCAGCTCTTTTCCGTGATCAGATAGAAGAACTTAAAAGAAGGTTAAAAGAGGGAAAAGAACCGTCAGCGGATTTTTCTTTTATTCCTTTAGGAGAAAGGAAAACAAAACGAAAAAAGAAAGTATTGAGGGGAGGATAGTCTGGAGAGGTTTTGAAACGAGATCTATTTTAGATCGACTTTTATTTTTAACTTTAGGAAGATGTCTTAACTTCAAAAAGGCAAAGATATGGAATTTCTTGATGATCGGAACAGGACTCCTGTTTACAAAAGAATTCTTTTAAAACTCAGTGGTGAAGTCTTATCGGGTGAATCAGACCATTTAGATCTAGAAGTGGCACGTAAAATTGCCCAACAGATTGCTGAAATTTACAGTTTAGGGGTAGGAATTGGTATCGTGATTGGAGGGGGTAACATATGGAGAGGATCAATGGCTGCGGGTTCTGAATTTTTGGATAGACCTACGGCCGACTACATGGGGATGTTGGCTACAATAATCA
The DNA window shown above is from Methylacidiphilum caldifontis and carries:
- a CDS encoding DUF72 domain-containing protein; translated protein: MMHKESKKLPKFWIGTSGWNYQEWKGTFYPEDLSSSRWFDYYCKIFNTVEINATFYRTFPQSTYERWAKNSPQGFRFVLKVPRIISHLHLLQNVGELISNFCELSSALGEKRGLYLLQLSPKFPLDKKRLEQALDAFPDPSKVAVEFRTKGDVSFLLDLLKEKKAIYCIADSPLVRIRPILTSTIGYIRLHGRKQWFYHFYTPDEMKEILTTVKELVEEGAEEIYIFFNNTAMGWAAENALTVKKSLEG
- a CDS encoding phosphoribosyltransferase, which gives rise to MPYRIFLDRKEAGILLAEELLEYGGKPDVVVLALPRGGVEVGFVISKILKLPLDIFVVRKIGVPWQEELAMGAIASGGIQVLNQAVINSLNIDEETIREVTARELQELHRRENLYRRELPPLLLENKRVILVDDGIATGSTIRAAVAAIRKLSPKEIVVAVPVAPPRAFEEMKKVADKVIILMTPEEFFGVGQWYENFSQLSDWDVCSLLRESRKETPGKGHEVLTNSGL
- the uvrB gene encoding excinuclease ABC subunit UvrB; this encodes MFEKNLDRKFKVVSPFEPCGDQGKAIEELSEGIKAGKKHQVLLGVTGSGKTFTIAKCIEKVQKPTLIICHNKTLAAQLYSEYKQFFPDAAVEYFVSYFDYYQPEAYIPSTDTYIEKDSSVNVEIERLRLSATNSLLTRRDVIVVASVSCIYGLGSPEDYESLCCQIEVGQSISRNQFLALLVEMLYERNDFQLTRGKFRVRGDVVEICHVSPDRGLRIEFFGNRIERITEFELQTGRSVCRLQKELIFPASHFVTTSEKLKRAIRSIRQELDERIAELESKGKLLEAQRLKLRTENDLEMLEELGFCNGIENYSRHLSGRAAGSAPYTLLDFFPQDFLTVIDESHATIPQIQGMYEGDMSRKRTLVEHGFRLPSALDNRPLSFSEFEAKIGQLIYVSATPGEYELRKTEGRVIEQIIRPTGLLDPEVEVRPLEGQIDDVIKESSLRIKEGQRVLVLTLTKQTAEDLSDYLRELGFKVRYLHSELDAIERVEILRELRSGGCDVLVGINLLREGLDLPEVSLVCILDADKEGYLRSEKSLIQIAGRAARHEKGKVILYADNLTQSIKKLIAVTNYRRNKQLKYNEQHGITPKSVRAKELVSLHGLIRAEEKEAFTFKDIQTKSDYMELIKELGAAMIEASAKLEFEKAALFRDQIEELKRRLKEGKEPSADFSFIPLGERKTKRKKKVLRGG